From Aspergillus luchuensis IFO 4308 DNA, chromosome 2, nearly complete sequence:
TCTGATGCGAGACATTGACCAATTGTTGCACATATGCCGCCTTTCTAATAGTTCCCGTCAAGGTCAGGTCGGCTTGTTTGTATGCCTCGGCATACCGCCGCAAAGCGTTGacaccctcttcttctgtagGCTCGCCGATCTCATGGATCGTCGCCGAcactggatgatgagggcACCAGATCCCCGCCGAGGCCGATCCAACCTCTTCTCCTAGCCGTACACTGTTCACGGTATCCCTTCTAGAGCTTTTGATAGGGGTAATGTCAAACCCAAACTTGTACTGCGCTTGGAATGCACAACCGACGTGGAAACGGGCATTGCAGTTGTTGAAATGGCACGGCACACATGCACCTTTATCGCTCTTGCAGATCTTGCACACATCGCGCCACCTATCCCTTGGGATCAGACTGAATCCCTCAGCTGGCTCGAGCTCCTTGGCGTTGCCGAATTTGATCTCTGGCGTCCACATGGCACACGTGACATGAACCCAGTTGTTGCCGGCCGTTCGCTTCAATGGCTCTCGAGGACCGATGGGTTTGCCCACGGCCTCTTGCCTTTGCCGGTAGAGTTTGATAGCCTCATTGACCATCTCCTTTTCCAGCCGCTCCTTCTCCCGGTCTCGttcggtcttcttcttgtgtGTCGACCTTGGCGCCTCCATCAATTCATGCTCCGTCCAGGTCACCGGACACAGGACACATTCATACGTGGTCGAGATCATGGGGTCGCGATCGTTCGAGCACATATCGCAAAGCCACTTGACGCAGTTCCGCGACGGGCTGACACCGTAGCAGCTTCTGTGCACGGTCAGGCGGCAGTCTCGGCAAGACAGATGCTGGTCGCCTTCCGGCTCCATCTTGTTGCAGATGGAGCATGGGAGCGTTTTGGCCCTAGGGGGATCGGGAACGATTGGTGGAGGTTCAGGGATGCGGTCCGCAGcgactttcttctttggaGCTGGCTCCACGGAAGTGGCTGTCGATGTCGCGGCGCTGTCTTTCTCGGTGGTCCGccctcccttcttctttgtagTCTCCTGCTGCACCTGTGGGTTAGCGTTCACCGGGACGCCGATTGAAGCCGCAGTTGCTGCAGTCGCGCTGTTGATACTGATGGGAGTCTCGGTGGAGACGAGGAGCTGAGTCAGAAGCTCCTCATCTACTCGGCGACGCCAGGACTTGTTACCACTTTGCGCGATCTTTTTGGCTACTTCATCGACGCTTTCCCACTGGATACCGTACTTCCTCCATAGCAATGCACAGCGCAAGCACAGGGCCACAGTCAGTTGTGATCCCTTATCTTTTTGCTTCGATGCAGGCTCGCTCGAGGTAGTAGTGCCTGGCGCAGTACCTGGGGCGCGCCGCCACTGACGGGAGGTTCGCGTTGAGCAGAACTTGCACTGGAACCCACGCTTCTTTTCGACGGCTTTGTCGTTATCAAAAGCCGAGTCATCATGATCGTCGGCCACATCGTCCACTAGCTTCGCCGCACTGCTTCGCTTCGCTTCCTTCTTACCCCGTCTGCCTTCATAAGCGCCCCAAATTTGACGGCCACGCGGCGTTTTCTTCCACATGTAGTAGAACCTCACAATCTGGTAGTGAGGCACAGTACCCACGTACTTAGTAATATTCCGCCACTCCGACCCAAACTTGGAAACTGCCTGTTCGAAGAGTTTCAGTTCTTCTGGGCGTAGATGCGGCTCTTTGAGATCCTTGTACTTGTTCATCGTCTTCAACTTTGCCAGAGCCGCGTCGGCATTGAAGCTATTAGAGTAAAGGAGTTCGAGAGCCTTGTCGAGGAAATTAGTAGCGTatttctcttccccaagtTGGGGAGCCAACGCCTTGGCGCGTTCCATGTAATCGTCCACGAACTTTTCCCGCTCGGCGGGGCTGAGATGGGAACCAGGCGCGTCGTCTTCGCCCCGAGAGGATGGAACCTGGTCTGCAGTGGGCATCTTAAACATTGGCTCTGCAGTGCGGACTTGCTTCCCGCCCACAGTGACCGGTTCGTCTTCGCCGCGCCGCACGTACCCTAGGGGCTCGTCCATGACCCACTTCGGTCGGTTGGCCTTTTCCTGTTTGGCGGCTTCGATGGCGGCCACAGTTTCCTTGGAAAGCTTCGAATCTTTGCGACCTCCGGAACCTCGCATATACTTTTTCTTGATGTCGATAGGCTTGACATACTCCACCGGCTTTCCAGGCCAGGCATTCACCATGGCCTGATGCCGAGGACCCAACCGCGAGCTGGCGCGCGGGTAAATGCGGTCGTCATAATCGAGGGCGTCTTCGACACGGCAGTGAATTCCCAAATAGCGATAGGGCCACATTCTGGCTTGCGCGACCTGTTCTTCTGTAGCCGGACgcacctcttcttccacggGTGCCGGAGTGCTGCTTGTGGTGCCATTCGTCGCGCCATGgggttcttcctcctcctcctcgaccatctcctcatcagcTTCCGGCTGATTCTCACCCAATATCGGGGTATTCCGCGCCTCGAGCTTTCGTTCCTGAGCGCGACTGCACGCTGCGCAAGCCCAAGCAAAGCCACGGGccggcttcttcgtcagTACCGGTCGAACACAGTACATATGATAAGTGCTGTGACAGACGGCACAATCCACCGAGTCATTGCTATTCCAACGTTAGTATGATTGAATCAGTCTATCATAAGAGTATGGATCGGTATACCTTGCGGCGTACAAGCTACAGCGCTTGCAGGTCTTCACGGCGCTGGTGAGCTCCTTTCGTCGTCCGATCTCGACCAGAACGAACTTCCAGCGCTCGTCCAAAACCTTTTTGACGTTTCCCGGGACGTTGATGACCTTGCTGGTTGGGATTACGTCGTAGTAGCGGTGGATGTATCGGTCAAACATCTTGTCGTACCAGAAGCAATCCCGGGTCTTGCGGTACGTGTCGATGTCGGTGATCTCCGACAGGTGCTGGATCTGGCATTTTCCGCGTAGGGATGTGAGAGGACATGTGTCGGAGTGCATGGAGGCAAAGACCAAACGCGTGTCGGCGACCTTGCGCTGGATGTCACGAGGGCGATAATACCAATTCACCCGCAGTGCCTCGATCGGGCCGGAGGGCGCATCTTTGGAGGGGAGAAATTCCATGATCCGTGCCAGATAGTACGGTTCCCCCGGCGGTTCACAGATCAGGTAGACGTGGTCTAGATGAAAATACTCAGTATAATTTTATGCCACAGCAGCAATATTATCAAGTAAAAacataataaaaaaaatagggAAAAATCAAGGAGGTGAATCTCACCATTGACGGCGTAGGTTGTGCCGTCATCGGCTCTGAGTTTGCCATCTTTTAGATAGGCACCGCGGCTTTCGAAACTGACCATGTTGGTTTCGGCCGGGTTGTACGCTAGTCCTGGGGCCGTCGTAAAGATCCTCTTGGCTGCATTCCCACTCGCAGCATTAGAGGTGGTGGAACTGGCCGGTTGTTTCCGTTTCCTGGACGAAGAGTTGGCTGAGGTCGGTGCCGCCCCCTCCTCGAACTTGGCGGAAAATGAAGAAGTGCCAGGAATCAAGTCTTTGGCAGCAGCCGCGCCATTGGCACCATTGACCGCCGTTAGACTCTTCCGCGAGGTTGCCGATGAGACGGGCTCCTCACTGTCGGCTTTGACGCCATTGACGAAGCTGCCGGAAACACCGCTACTCCGTTTGGCGGATTTTGAAACTGGTTGGGCGATCTCCAGGTCGACGTCGATGTCGCGATCTTCCGCATAATTGGGGCGGGGGGCGGCATTGCGACCTCTGGAGCGAGTCCCATACGGCGCCGGGGTGGTCGACGCGCTGGGAGGTTCCGTCGCGGTGACGTCTGAAGCAGACGCGCTGACAGCCATGGGTTGAGATGTGAGGTCGTTGCCGGTGGCGGCACTTTGGGGTGTGGGCGCCTCTACCGACCCCGTTCGGGAAGTCTGGCCAGGGGTGGGCATTCGACGGGATGTGCCAGATGGCGACGATGAGTTGGGTTTCCCGGGATTAAGAGGGGCCTTTTGGGATGGTGACCTGTCCGGGGCCATGGCCAACCCTTTAGTGGAATTCCCAAAAGAGCCTCAAGTAAGAGGAGATGTATAATACCAAGAGGAAAGGGTAGTGTTGTTGGGGGGAagtaagagaaaaagaagtggGCGATGCACCTCCGGCGTGGTTGGTTGGCGTTTGAATGTCCACAGGATAGAAAGAGTAAAGGGAACACCAAACTGGATGGGGACGACGCGGAGATGCAAAGCTCAGCAACGGGCCGGGACGGAGAGTCGATCCCTCATGAGATGGGGAACTCTGCAGCCgggtggaagggagagagaaagagaaaaaaaaagggaacacgaaaaaaaaaaaaaagagaagaggaaaaagggaaaatggATCAGGCCTCGCACTGCAAATATTTGCCCGAAGCAACTGGGGAACCGTCAATCAATGGTACCCGCCAAAACCCAGAAAGCGTAATGTAATGGAGAAGTGGCAGCAGCTTTGCTTGTCGGGGCCGATTCACTTTAGTTTCTCCCGCAAGGGCGCCGAAAGGGTCAAGATTGGTGGGTGTTTAAAAGGGCAAAAATTGGAAAACGCCCACAGGGTGCGGAATATCAAGATCGACAGGCTTCCGGAAAGTGATAagaacaacaccaacccGAACGGGGCGGAAGGATTACAgaggaacaacaagaagaagcaggaagaaagcagaccggcggggaggagggactACCGAACTGCATGAACGATGAggcgaaaaggagaagagggaagaaagaaagaatgtaggagggaggaggggaaagagacaagagacgagggtggaagaggaagaggaagagagaaagggaaaagcaAGtgaaagtgagagagagagaagtgagtgagggaagaaagaaagaagggaaagggtcGCTGGAAACGT
This genomic window contains:
- the SNT2 gene encoding DNA-binding E3 ubiquitin-protein ligase SNT2 (COG:B,K;~EggNog:ENOG410PHEU;~InterPro:IPR009057,IPR001025,IPR019787,IPR019786, IPR000949,IPR002219,IPR029617,IPR011011,IPR043151, IPR034732,IPR001965,IPR013083;~PFAM:PF13832,PF13771,PF00628,PF01426,PF13831;~go_function: GO:0003682 - chromatin binding [Evidence IEA];~go_process: GO:0035556 - intracellular signal transduction [Evidence IEA]), producing the protein MAPDRSPSQKAPLNPGKPNSSSPSGTSRRMPTPGQTSRTGSVEAPTPQSAATGNDLTSQPMAVSASASDVTATEPPSASTTPAPYGTRSRGRNAAPRPNYAEDRDIDVDLEIAQPVSKSAKRSSGVSGSFVNGVKADSEEPVSSATSRKSLTAVNGANGAAAAKDLIPGTSSFSAKFEEGAAPTSANSSSRKRKQPASSTTSNAASGNAAKRIFTTAPGLAYNPAETNMVSFESRGAYLKDGKLRADDGTTYAVNDHVYLICEPPGEPYYLARIMEFLPSKDAPSGPIEALRVNWYYRPRDIQRKVADTRLVFASMHSDTCPLTSLRGKCQIQHLSEITDIDTYRKTRDCFWYDKMFDRYIHRYYDVIPTSKVINVPGNVKKVLDERWKFVLVEIGRRKELTSAVKTCKRCSLYAASNDSVDCAVCHSTYHMYCVRPVLTKKPARGFAWACAACSRAQERKLEARNTPILGENQPEADEEMVEEEEEEPHGATNGTTSSTPAPVEEEVRPATEEQVAQARMWPYRYLGIHCRVEDALDYDDRIYPRASSRLGPRHQAMVNAWPGKPVEYVKPIDIKKKYMRGSGGRKDSKLSKETVAAIEAAKQEKANRPKWVMDEPLGYVRRGEDEPVTVGGKQVRTAEPMFKMPTADQVPSSRGEDDAPGSHLSPAEREKFVDDYMERAKALAPQLGEEKYATNFLDKALELLYSNSFNADAALAKLKTMNKYKDLKEPHLRPEELKLFEQAVSKFGSEWRNITKYVGTVPHYQIVRFYYMWKKTPRGRQIWGAYEGRRGKKEAKRSSAAKLVDDVADDHDDSAFDNDKAVEKKRGFQCKFCSTRTSRQWRRAPGTAPGTTTSSEPASKQKDKGSQLTVALCLRCALLWRKYGIQWESVDEVAKKIAQSGNKSWRRRVDEELLTQLLVSTETPISINSATAATAASIGVPVNANPQVQQETTKKKGGRTTEKDSAATSTATSVEPAPKKKVAADRIPEPPPIVPDPPRAKTLPCSICNKMEPEGDQHLSCRDCRLTVHRSCYGVSPSRNCVKWLCDMCSNDRDPMISTTYECVLCPVTWTEHELMEAPRSTHKKKTERDREKERLEKEMVNEAIKLYRQRQEAVGKPIGPREPLKRTAGNNWVHVTCAMWTPEIKFGNAKELEPAEGFSLIPRDRWRDVCKICKSDKGACVPCHFNNCNARFHVGCAFQAQYKFGFDITPIKSSRRDTVNSVRLGEEVGSASAGIWCPHHPVSATIHEIGEPTEEEGVNALRRYAEAYKQADLTLTGTIRKAAYVQQLVNVSHQTATPSANRRVSSVHSVTAPPVVSAAPAAPAASTTPKDNHKTPEDAPDEMVIDSENHAPRPVTDTDVTRKCARCSSSFSPRWWPLDKSRRTTGVDHRTPLLNGVGLNDPVGSRFSTASASPPYLHQTPSQHGLPRLNGEYSPEKTALSAVNSEGSQALYECHKCHLKKPVVQAQPQPSPEPRPSPYSAQRPVLPAPKLTEFHNHPFGNHHGHPPQSGVLPRPMGLPHGGSEWHPGYEQRPADFGDSKLRNGLPVPGYRAAAPPPPPPPAHHMNGFPPTPSHHAPPLSHYPPGSHAPPQPFPTHQSPYGPVSMPSPHLSHATGPRPYAPSASPPDVQATMVRHSPQHSLSALNGGPPPRVYSVDRVLGAPAQSPPVSQAHMDPRGPTPPVKPEDTPVIPSAARHTTASGTNGGSGASASPSLKNLLS